In a genomic window of Amphiprion ocellaris isolate individual 3 ecotype Okinawa chromosome 13, ASM2253959v1, whole genome shotgun sequence:
- the LOC111576369 gene encoding phospholipase A and acyltransferase 3-like: protein MAPTLYDDKPEPGDLIEIFRGSYQHWAVYVGDGFVVHLAPPSEVAGAGASSMMSVLAEKALVKKEELWDVVGMDKWIINNGLDKKYTPRPARAIVREACALVGTELPYCVFRGNCEHFVNELRYGKAESRQVRKAGEVVVGVGIAAAVGLGVLALAGTLFGGSKKENNNTQ, encoded by the exons ATGGCTCCGACACTG TATGATGACAAACCAGAGCCTGGGGACTTGATTGAAATCTTCCGTGGCTCCTATCAGCACTGGGCTGTTTATGTTGGCGACGGCTTCGTTGTTCACTTGGCACCGCCCT CTGAGGTTGCGGGTGCAGGTGCCAGCAGTATGATGTCTGTCCTGGCTGAGAAGGCCCTTGTGAAGAAAGAGGAGCTGTGGGACGTGGTGGGAATGGACAAGTGGATAATCAACAACGGCCTGGACAAGAAGTACACTCCCCGCCCTGCTCGTGCTATTGTGAGGGAGGCCTGTGCGCTGGTGGGCACAGAGCTGCCGTACTGCGTCTTCAGGGGAAACTGTGAACACTTTGTTAACGAGCTGCGCTACGGAAAGGCCGAGTCCCGGCAG GTGCGAAAGGCGGGAGAAGTGGTCGTGGGCGTCGGCATCGCTGCAGCTGTGGGTCTGGGTGTCCTGGCTCTGGCAGGCACTCTGTTTGGAGGCAGCAAAAAAGAGAACAACAACACTCAGTGA